Proteins co-encoded in one Streptomyces sp. JH34 genomic window:
- a CDS encoding sugar ABC transporter permease: protein MAQSAAVATPPPKGKASKRRSATPRRLPYLLIAPAGLLMLGFIAYPVVSVFYYSLQNYNVTKPWRNGFAGLDNFTRIFTEDEQFWPTLGFSAQWVFTQVTLQLALGLALALIVNQTFIGRGISRAMVFSPWAVSGVLTSTIWILLYNSSTGFSRYLADAGIGEYGTSVLSDTGTVFWAATVSELWRGVPFFAILILADLQSVSKELYEAASVDGAGRLRQFFHITLPHLRDAIILATLLRGVWEFNNVDLLYTLTGGGPAGETTTLPLYVANTGIEGHDFGYASALTTVAFVILLFCSIVYLRLSKFGGDNK from the coding sequence ATGGCCCAATCCGCAGCCGTGGCCACACCGCCCCCCAAGGGCAAGGCCTCCAAGCGCCGCTCGGCCACCCCCCGCCGCCTGCCGTATCTGCTGATCGCACCCGCGGGCCTGCTGATGCTGGGCTTCATCGCCTATCCGGTGGTCAGCGTCTTCTACTACAGCCTGCAGAACTACAACGTCACCAAGCCGTGGCGGAACGGCTTCGCGGGCCTGGACAACTTCACCCGGATCTTCACCGAGGACGAGCAGTTCTGGCCGACGCTCGGCTTCAGCGCCCAGTGGGTCTTCACCCAGGTCACCCTTCAGCTCGCCCTCGGCCTCGCCCTCGCGCTGATCGTCAACCAGACCTTCATCGGCCGCGGCATATCCCGCGCCATGGTCTTCTCGCCCTGGGCTGTCTCCGGTGTGCTGACCAGCACCATCTGGATCCTGCTCTACAACTCCTCGACCGGCTTCAGCCGCTACCTCGCGGACGCCGGGATCGGTGAGTACGGCACCTCGGTGCTCTCCGACACGGGGACCGTCTTCTGGGCGGCGACCGTCTCCGAACTCTGGCGCGGTGTCCCCTTCTTCGCGATCCTCATCCTCGCCGACCTGCAGTCCGTCTCCAAGGAGCTGTACGAGGCGGCGTCGGTGGACGGAGCCGGCCGGCTGCGCCAGTTCTTCCACATCACACTCCCGCACCTGCGCGACGCGATCATCCTGGCCACCCTGCTGCGCGGGGTCTGGGAGTTCAACAACGTCGACCTGCTGTACACCCTCACAGGCGGCGGACCCGCGGGCGAGACCACCACCCTCCCGCTCTACGTCGCCAACACAGGCATCGAGGGTCACGACTTCGGATACGCGTCCGCGCTCACCACCGTCGCCTTCGTGATCCTCCTCTTCTGCTCGATCGTCTATCTGCGCCTGAGCAAGTTCGGAGGCGACAACAAGTGA
- a CDS encoding carbohydrate ABC transporter permease: MTAALVEKKDARTPGPSRGSAAPPPSSHRRAKRERAFDDVPRWQIYVPLGVYLLFTLIPFYWMFLFAVRPAGSTSLVPWPMTGDHFSKVWNERSFALFFQNSMIVGVATLIATTLVALAGGYALARFDFKIKGAFMLALLCSQFIPGALMLVPLFEIFKNLQMINSLGSVVIAETVFQLPLSIILISGFIKNVPVSLEEAAWVDGCSRFKAFCAVVLPLLRPGLIAVGSFAFVHSWNHFLFALMFLSEQDKQTIPVGLNTLIGADSVDLGALAAGGVIAAVPVVIVFAFIQKWLITGFSAGAVKG, encoded by the coding sequence GTGACCGCCGCACTCGTGGAGAAGAAGGACGCCCGTACGCCGGGCCCGTCCCGGGGCAGCGCCGCCCCGCCGCCCTCCTCGCACCGCCGCGCGAAGCGCGAGCGTGCCTTCGACGACGTACCGCGCTGGCAGATCTACGTGCCGCTCGGCGTCTACCTGCTCTTCACGCTCATCCCGTTCTACTGGATGTTCCTCTTCGCCGTACGGCCCGCCGGCTCCACCTCGCTGGTGCCCTGGCCGATGACGGGGGACCACTTCTCCAAGGTCTGGAACGAGCGCAGCTTCGCCCTCTTCTTCCAGAACAGCATGATCGTGGGCGTCGCGACGCTGATCGCCACGACCCTGGTCGCGCTAGCCGGCGGCTACGCGCTGGCCCGCTTCGACTTCAAGATCAAGGGCGCCTTCATGCTGGCCCTGCTCTGCTCGCAGTTCATCCCGGGCGCCCTGATGCTCGTGCCGCTCTTCGAGATCTTCAAGAACCTCCAGATGATCAACTCCCTGGGGAGCGTCGTCATCGCGGAGACCGTCTTCCAGCTCCCCCTGTCGATCATCCTGATCAGCGGATTCATCAAGAACGTGCCGGTCTCCCTGGAGGAGGCCGCCTGGGTGGACGGCTGCTCGCGCTTCAAGGCCTTCTGCGCCGTCGTCCTGCCGCTCCTGCGCCCCGGACTCATCGCGGTCGGCTCGTTCGCCTTCGTCCACAGCTGGAACCACTTCCTGTTCGCGCTGATGTTCCTCAGCGAACAGGACAAGCAGACGATCCCGGTCGGCCTCAACACCCTGATCGGCGCCGACAGCGTCGACCTGGGGGCACTGGCCGCGGGCGGTGTCATCGCCGCCGTACCCGTGGTGATCGTCTTCGCCTTCATCCAGAAGTGGCTCATCACCGGCTTCAGCGCCGGCGCCGTGAAGGGATGA
- a CDS encoding Gfo/Idh/MocA family oxidoreductase: MSATTPVPVVLAGARGHGRWHLANVRRLQHQGLVRLAGICELNPLTDAELDLFAGEMPEQSSDFGALLDSTGARAAIICTPIPTHTTLALTAAARGVHLLLEKPPAATWDDYARMADGVREAGVACQVGFQSFGSHAVAAVRDLMESGAIGSVRGVGAAGAWVRDDAYFRRAPWAGRRRMNGTDVVDGVLTNPLAHAVATALELAGRGRAEDVQSIETELFRAHDIESDDTSCVRITTTGGLPVTAAVTLCAEEAGEPYVIVHGDRGRITFWYKQDRVLVQRAGHGPEEAVHGRTDLLENLVDHLEHGTALLVPPERTGAFMRVLEAVRTAPEPTALPPTAWHTRPADRGDGVRRVVHGIDGTVATAADTLTLFSELGASWARPSEVSTP, translated from the coding sequence ATGAGCGCGACCACCCCCGTACCCGTCGTCCTGGCCGGAGCCCGCGGCCACGGCCGCTGGCACCTCGCCAACGTCCGGCGACTCCAGCACCAGGGCCTCGTCAGGCTGGCCGGAATCTGTGAACTGAACCCGCTGACCGACGCCGAACTGGACCTGTTCGCCGGGGAGATGCCGGAGCAGTCCTCCGACTTCGGAGCCCTCCTCGACTCCACAGGCGCGCGAGCCGCCATCATCTGCACCCCCATCCCGACGCACACCACGCTGGCCCTGACGGCGGCAGCCCGGGGCGTCCACCTGCTCCTGGAGAAGCCGCCCGCCGCCACCTGGGACGACTACGCCCGCATGGCGGACGGGGTGCGCGAGGCGGGCGTCGCCTGCCAGGTCGGCTTCCAGTCCTTCGGCTCCCACGCCGTCGCGGCGGTCAGGGACCTCATGGAATCCGGCGCGATCGGCTCCGTCCGGGGCGTCGGCGCGGCCGGAGCCTGGGTCCGCGACGACGCCTACTTCCGGCGGGCGCCCTGGGCCGGGCGCCGCAGGATGAACGGGACCGACGTGGTCGACGGGGTGCTCACCAACCCCCTCGCACACGCCGTGGCCACCGCACTCGAACTCGCCGGCCGGGGAAGGGCCGAGGACGTGCAGTCCATCGAGACCGAGCTGTTCAGGGCCCACGACATCGAGTCCGACGACACCAGCTGCGTCCGGATCACCACGACCGGCGGTCTGCCGGTCACCGCCGCCGTCACCCTGTGCGCCGAGGAGGCCGGCGAGCCGTACGTCATCGTCCACGGCGACCGCGGCCGCATCACCTTCTGGTACAAGCAGGACCGGGTCCTCGTCCAGCGCGCCGGACACGGCCCCGAGGAGGCGGTGCACGGGCGGACCGACCTCCTGGAGAACCTCGTCGACCACCTGGAACACGGCACCGCGCTCCTCGTGCCACCGGAGCGCACCGGCGCGTTCATGCGGGTCCTGGAGGCGGTGCGCACGGCCCCCGAGCCGACCGCGCTGCCCCCCACCGCCTGGCACACCAGGCCCGCAGACCGGGGCGACGGCGTACGCCGCGTCGTGCACGGCATCGACGGGACCGTCGCCACCGCGGCCGACACCCTCACCCTCTTCTCCGAACTAGGCGCCTCCTGGGCGCGCCCCAGCGAGGTGAGCACACCATGA
- a CDS encoding PmoA family protein has translation MTTALLSCAGRPVGRYGYRPGTAGRPYLHPVTTLAGTPVTEERPADHLHHLGASVAVPDVAGHNFWGGRTYVRDQGPTELDNHGTQRHLGWKLRDPDGFVEELSWEADGTELLREHRTVAVTGLSDRAWALDFSFSLTNRGRTDLSIGSPATNGRPGAGYGGFFWRAPKEAAPPAVFSGTLDGEEAVHGRTADWLALAGDGWTLVFAGATDETRRDPWFVRTTEYPGVGSSLAAESRLPVAAGATVVRRVVTVVADGRLDRDAAAAHVRKAVAA, from the coding sequence ATGACCACCGCACTCCTCAGCTGCGCCGGACGCCCCGTCGGCCGCTACGGCTACCGGCCCGGGACGGCCGGCCGGCCCTATCTGCACCCCGTCACCACCCTCGCCGGCACACCCGTCACCGAGGAACGCCCGGCCGACCACCTCCACCACCTGGGCGCCTCCGTCGCGGTGCCCGACGTCGCCGGACACAACTTCTGGGGCGGGCGCACCTACGTCCGGGACCAGGGCCCCACCGAGCTCGACAACCACGGCACGCAGCGCCACCTCGGCTGGAAGCTGCGCGACCCGGACGGCTTCGTGGAGGAACTCAGCTGGGAGGCCGACGGCACCGAGCTGCTGCGCGAGCACCGCACCGTCGCCGTCACCGGGCTGTCCGACCGCGCGTGGGCGCTGGACTTCTCCTTCTCCCTCACCAACCGCGGCCGTACGGACCTGTCCATCGGCAGCCCCGCCACCAACGGCCGCCCCGGTGCCGGGTACGGCGGTTTCTTCTGGCGCGCACCCAAGGAGGCGGCACCGCCCGCCGTGTTCAGCGGAACGCTCGACGGCGAGGAGGCCGTGCACGGCAGGACCGCCGACTGGCTGGCGCTCGCCGGGGACGGCTGGACGCTCGTCTTCGCCGGCGCGACCGACGAGACCCGGCGCGACCCCTGGTTCGTACGGACCACCGAGTACCCGGGGGTCGGCTCCTCCCTCGCCGCCGAGAGCCGTCTTCCCGTCGCCGCCGGGGCCACCGTCGTGCGCCGGGTCGTCACCGTCGTCGCCGACGGGCGCCTCGACCGGGACGCCGCCGCGGCCCACGTCCGCAAGGCGGTCGCCGCATGA
- a CDS encoding glycoside hydrolase 43 family protein: protein MTAPWLADLGDGTYRNPVLNADWSDPDVVRVGDDHYLTASSFGRAPGLPLLHSRDLVNWTLLGHALERPGPDADFAVPRHDCGVWAPSLRHHAGRFWIFWGDPDHGIQQINAEDIRGPWSAPHLVKAGKGLIDACPLWDEETGEAYLVHAWAKSRSGVKNRLTGHRMSPDGRELLDEGTTLVDADTIPGWFTLEGPKLYRHDGWFWIFAPAGGVETGWQGAFRSRTFEGPYEERVVLAQGSTDVNGPHQGGWVRTAAGEDWFLHFQARGAYGRVVHLQPMRWEGGWPVIGDEGEPVLRHRRPEAPEQPAEAPASSDDFPGGRHGRQWQWTANPRTGWTVGHAGDGLRLSCVRTAYAHDLRALPNVLVQRLPAEEFTVEVGITLDTAEPGAKAGLAVLGDAFSWIGLEAGADGEARLVHRYAESVAEHERDAGHPRPAPGASVRVRIEVTRGARCRFYADTGDGTGFRASGQVFAATPWRWVGALLGLFATAPAGDGPSGTAGFTAFRTTGRPRTV, encoded by the coding sequence ATGACGGCGCCCTGGCTGGCCGACCTCGGGGACGGCACCTACCGCAACCCGGTCCTGAACGCCGACTGGTCCGACCCGGACGTGGTCCGCGTCGGGGACGACCACTACCTCACCGCGTCCAGCTTCGGCCGCGCCCCCGGGCTGCCCCTGCTGCACTCCCGCGACCTCGTCAACTGGACCCTCCTCGGCCACGCCCTCGAACGGCCGGGTCCGGACGCCGACTTCGCGGTGCCCCGCCACGACTGCGGGGTGTGGGCACCCTCCCTGCGTCATCACGCCGGCCGTTTCTGGATCTTCTGGGGCGACCCCGACCACGGCATCCAGCAGATCAACGCCGAGGACATCCGCGGCCCCTGGAGCGCGCCGCACCTGGTCAAGGCGGGCAAGGGGCTGATCGACGCCTGCCCCCTGTGGGACGAGGAGACGGGCGAGGCCTATCTGGTGCACGCCTGGGCCAAGTCCCGCTCCGGCGTCAAGAACCGCCTCACCGGCCACCGGATGAGCCCCGACGGACGCGAGCTGCTCGACGAGGGCACGACCCTCGTCGACGCCGACACGATCCCGGGCTGGTTCACCCTGGAGGGCCCCAAGCTCTACCGGCACGACGGCTGGTTCTGGATCTTCGCCCCCGCCGGGGGAGTGGAGACCGGCTGGCAGGGCGCCTTCCGCTCGCGGACGTTCGAAGGTCCCTACGAGGAGCGGGTCGTCCTCGCCCAGGGCAGCACCGACGTCAACGGTCCCCACCAGGGCGGCTGGGTCCGTACCGCCGCGGGTGAGGACTGGTTCCTGCACTTCCAGGCACGCGGGGCGTACGGCCGTGTGGTGCACCTCCAGCCGATGCGCTGGGAGGGGGGCTGGCCGGTCATCGGCGACGAGGGCGAGCCCGTCCTGAGGCACCGGCGCCCGGAAGCCCCCGAGCAGCCCGCGGAGGCACCGGCCTCCAGCGACGACTTCCCCGGCGGGCGCCACGGCCGGCAGTGGCAGTGGACGGCCAACCCGCGGACCGGCTGGACGGTCGGTCACGCGGGCGACGGGCTCCGCCTCAGCTGCGTACGGACCGCGTACGCCCACGACCTGCGCGCCCTGCCCAACGTCCTCGTGCAGCGCCTGCCCGCCGAGGAGTTCACCGTCGAGGTGGGCATCACGCTGGACACCGCCGAACCGGGGGCCAAGGCCGGCCTCGCCGTGCTCGGTGACGCCTTCTCGTGGATCGGCCTGGAGGCCGGCGCAGACGGTGAGGCCAGGCTCGTGCACCGGTACGCCGAGTCCGTCGCCGAGCACGAGCGGGACGCCGGACACCCCCGCCCCGCGCCCGGGGCGTCGGTCCGCGTCCGGATCGAGGTCACCCGCGGCGCCCGCTGCCGCTTCTACGCCGACACCGGCGACGGGACCGGCTTCCGCGCGTCCGGCCAGGTCTTCGCCGCCACCCCGTGGCGCTGGGTCGGCGCGCTGCTCGGCCTCTTCGCCACCGCCCCGGCCGGCGACGGGCCCTCGGGAACAGCCGGCTTCACCGCTTTCCGCACCACCGGAAGACCTCGCACCGTCTGA
- a CDS encoding sugar ABC transporter substrate-binding protein: MNISKTLRGRAATAVSLTAVLALGATACGDDGSSSGTEGSGKGEITFWDNNGGPRTAIWTEIIKDFEKKNPDIKVKYVPIPIADVQSKYDTAIAGGGLPDVGGVGTAYLANMVSQEALAPISKRLDKSPLKGKLVESMVESVRSAAGRGDDMYTVPTSANNGALWYRTDLFEQAGLEAPTTWPKFYEAADKLTDAKSNKFGYTIRGGAGSIAQALDAIYGQTGLTEFWDGEKTTLNDPKNVAALEKYAALFKKTTPAADVNNDFTKMVAQWDTGTIGMLSHNLGSYQDHLKALGEDKFAGIPAPIGEGGTRVQVSNPVDGLGLFRSSKNKNAAWKFIEFAASHESNSKWNESAGAIPANTEAAKDPWISESEPTALAAKALTDGSTKIVDLPYYLPDWNNISKADNEPEFQKLLLGKVTAKAFLDKMADELNAAQKEWKELGNG, translated from the coding sequence ATGAACATCTCGAAGACGCTCCGGGGGCGCGCCGCGACCGCGGTGTCCCTCACCGCGGTCCTGGCGCTCGGTGCCACCGCCTGCGGTGACGACGGCAGCAGCTCGGGCACGGAGGGCAGCGGGAAGGGCGAGATCACCTTCTGGGACAACAACGGTGGCCCGCGCACCGCCATATGGACCGAGATCATCAAGGACTTCGAGAAGAAGAACCCGGACATCAAGGTCAAGTACGTCCCGATCCCGATCGCCGACGTCCAGTCCAAGTACGACACGGCCATCGCCGGCGGCGGCCTGCCCGACGTGGGCGGTGTCGGCACCGCGTACCTCGCCAACATGGTGTCCCAGGAAGCCCTGGCGCCGATCAGCAAGCGGCTGGACAAGTCACCGCTGAAGGGCAAACTCGTCGAGAGCATGGTCGAGAGCGTCAGATCCGCGGCCGGCCGGGGGGACGACATGTACACCGTGCCGACCTCCGCGAACAACGGAGCGCTCTGGTACCGCACCGACCTGTTCGAGCAGGCCGGCCTCGAGGCGCCGACCACCTGGCCCAAGTTCTACGAGGCCGCCGACAAGCTCACCGACGCGAAGAGCAACAAGTTCGGCTACACGATCCGCGGCGGCGCGGGCTCCATCGCCCAGGCCCTGGACGCGATCTACGGCCAGACCGGGCTGACGGAGTTCTGGGACGGCGAGAAGACCACCCTCAACGACCCGAAGAACGTCGCCGCGCTGGAGAAGTACGCCGCCCTCTTCAAGAAGACGACACCGGCCGCCGACGTCAACAACGACTTCACCAAGATGGTCGCCCAGTGGGACACCGGCACCATCGGGATGCTCAGCCACAACCTCGGCTCCTACCAGGACCACCTGAAGGCGCTGGGCGAGGACAAGTTCGCCGGCATACCCGCGCCCATCGGCGAGGGCGGCACACGTGTCCAGGTCTCCAACCCCGTCGACGGCCTCGGCCTGTTCCGGTCCAGCAAGAACAAGAACGCGGCCTGGAAGTTCATCGAGTTCGCCGCCTCCCACGAGTCGAACAGCAAGTGGAACGAGTCCGCGGGAGCCATCCCGGCCAACACCGAGGCGGCCAAGGACCCGTGGATCTCCGAGTCCGAGCCGACCGCGCTCGCCGCGAAGGCACTCACCGACGGCTCCACCAAGATCGTCGACCTGCCGTACTACCTGCCCGACTGGAACAACATCAGCAAGGCCGACAACGAGCCCGAGTTCCAGAAGCTGCTCCTCGGCAAGGTCACGGCCAAGGCCTTCCTTGACAAGATGGCCGACGAGCTGAACGCCGCCCAGAAGGAGTGGAAGGAACTGGGCAACGGCTGA
- a CDS encoding rhamnogalacturonan acetylesterase, whose translation MSLTRRRTAAALLALPLALSATPALAHGGGGRPRPRTLHIAGDSTAAQKYAGAAPETGWGMALPFFLGRSLTVANHAVNGRSSKSFIDEGRLTALLDGVRPGDLVLIQFGHNDEKTEDPARGTDPYTTYQEYLRQYVEGARSRSAEPVLLTPVERRRFADDGTAKPTHGEYPAAMRALASEEGVTLLDLQALSLARWQELGPDGTLAYFNWLEPGESPNYPDGKQDNTHFRPDGAVEVARTTARALRDARTLAPRDLRRLDEPVPGSWITWPQA comes from the coding sequence GTGTCACTCACCCGCAGACGGACGGCAGCCGCGCTCCTCGCGCTGCCCCTCGCCCTCAGCGCCACCCCCGCACTCGCCCACGGTGGCGGGGGCAGGCCCCGGCCCCGGACGCTCCACATCGCGGGCGACTCCACGGCTGCGCAGAAGTACGCCGGCGCCGCGCCCGAGACCGGCTGGGGCATGGCCCTGCCCTTCTTCCTCGGCCGCTCCCTCACCGTGGCCAACCACGCGGTGAACGGACGGAGTTCCAAGAGCTTCATCGACGAGGGCCGCCTCACCGCCCTGCTGGACGGCGTCCGCCCGGGCGATCTCGTCCTCATCCAGTTCGGCCACAACGACGAGAAGACCGAGGACCCCGCCCGGGGCACCGACCCGTACACCACCTACCAGGAGTACCTGCGCCAGTACGTCGAGGGCGCCCGGTCCCGGAGCGCGGAGCCCGTCCTGCTCACCCCGGTCGAGCGCCGCCGCTTCGCCGACGACGGCACCGCGAAGCCCACCCACGGCGAGTACCCCGCCGCCATGCGCGCGCTGGCCTCCGAGGAGGGCGTCACCCTGCTCGACCTGCAGGCGCTCTCCCTCGCCCGCTGGCAGGAGCTCGGCCCCGACGGGACCCTGGCGTACTTCAACTGGCTGGAGCCCGGCGAGTCGCCGAACTACCCCGACGGCAAGCAGGACAACACCCACTTCCGGCCCGACGGAGCCGTCGAGGTGGCCAGGACCACGGCCCGCGCCCTGCGGGACGCGCGCACGCTCGCCCCGCGCGACCTGCGCCGCCTCGACGAGCCGGTGCCCGGCTCGTGGATCACCTGGCCGCAGGCCTGA
- a CDS encoding polysaccharide lyase family 1 protein, with amino-acid sequence MPARMRHVRAIAVVTGVTSLALAVSVPAQAATHHGRGIERSVLPAGDGWASADGSTTGGAAATPEHVYTVTNRAELIAAFEDAGDAPKIVRIAGTVHGNSDAAGTPIGCEAYQQDGYTLEKYLAAYDPAVWGTDEVPAGPLEDARAASAKLQAAAVNVNVPSNTTLVGVGRDATIVGASLQVKNVSNVIVRNIAFEDTYDCFPQWDPTDGDQGAWNSEYDNLVVYGSRHVWVDHNTFSDGDRPDAGQPSYFGQIYQQHDGLFDIVRGADLVTVSWNVLKDHDKTMLIGNSDGAGASDRGKLRVTLHHNLFKDVKERAPRVRFGQVDSYNNHFVATTGAAYGYTYGIGAESKLVAESNAFTLGSGFDRAKILKKWSESSLTAGNNYVNGRKTDLIAVHNAGVPAEQLTEGAGWTPTLRTEVSHPLVVPLLVGLGAGAGKPLVR; translated from the coding sequence ATGCCCGCACGCATGAGACACGTCCGCGCCATCGCCGTGGTGACGGGCGTCACCTCGCTCGCCCTCGCCGTGAGCGTCCCCGCCCAGGCCGCCACCCACCACGGCAGGGGCATCGAGCGCTCCGTCCTCCCCGCCGGTGACGGCTGGGCCTCCGCCGACGGCTCCACCACCGGCGGCGCGGCCGCCACCCCGGAGCACGTGTACACCGTCACCAACCGGGCCGAGCTCATCGCCGCCTTCGAGGACGCGGGGGACGCGCCCAAGATCGTCAGGATCGCCGGTACCGTCCACGGCAACTCCGACGCCGCCGGCACTCCGATCGGCTGTGAGGCGTACCAGCAGGACGGCTACACCCTGGAGAAGTACCTCGCCGCCTACGACCCGGCCGTATGGGGCACGGACGAGGTCCCGGCGGGCCCGCTGGAGGACGCACGGGCCGCGTCCGCGAAGCTGCAGGCGGCGGCGGTCAACGTCAACGTCCCCTCCAACACCACGCTCGTAGGCGTCGGCAGGGACGCCACGATCGTCGGCGCCAGCCTCCAGGTGAAGAACGTCTCCAACGTCATCGTCCGCAACATCGCGTTCGAGGACACCTACGACTGCTTCCCCCAGTGGGACCCCACCGACGGTGACCAGGGCGCCTGGAACTCCGAGTACGACAACCTCGTCGTGTACGGCTCCAGGCACGTCTGGGTCGACCACAACACGTTCAGCGACGGCGACCGGCCCGACGCCGGGCAGCCCTCCTACTTCGGCCAGATCTACCAGCAGCACGACGGCCTCTTCGACATCGTGCGCGGCGCCGACCTCGTCACCGTCTCGTGGAACGTCCTCAAGGACCACGACAAGACGATGCTCATCGGCAACAGCGACGGCGCCGGCGCGAGCGACCGGGGCAAGCTCCGCGTCACGCTGCACCACAACCTCTTCAAGGACGTGAAGGAGCGCGCGCCCCGAGTCCGCTTCGGGCAGGTCGACTCGTACAACAACCACTTCGTCGCCACGACGGGCGCCGCCTACGGCTACACCTACGGCATCGGTGCCGAGTCCAAGCTCGTCGCCGAGTCCAACGCGTTCACGCTCGGATCCGGTTTCGACCGGGCGAAGATCCTGAAGAAGTGGTCCGAGTCCTCCCTCACGGCGGGGAACAACTACGTCAACGGGCGCAAGACCGACCTGATCGCCGTCCACAACGCGGGCGTGCCCGCCGAACAGCTCACCGAGGGCGCCGGCTGGACCCCGACGCTGCGCACCGAGGTCAGCCACCCCCTCGTCGTCCCGCTCCTGGTGGGCCTCGGAGCGGGCGCCGGCAAGCCGCTGGTCCGCTGA
- a CDS encoding pectinesterase family protein, producing the protein MPSRRSALTLLAGAGAALALGTPAAHARPARARPFGRYGSPSRRLDALTLYVDPHGRGDHTDVRSAVEAASGTGHTLVLAPGTYRGTVLVTADRAGLTLIGASGDPRDTVIVHDNAAGTPKPDGSGTHGTSGSATVTVQAADFTARDVTFANDWLRSDNPEYTGTQAVAIKVQGDRSAFYGCRFLGHQDTLYADSSALTAFARQYYRDCYVEGDVDFVFGRATAVFDGCHFRALNRTDLASAPYGFVFAPSTAGANPRGYLVLRSRVTSTAPDAYYKLARPWVPSSDLTAHPMLTVRDSHLGAGVDAVTPYGTMSAGFPWQDQRFAEYRNTGPGARVTVPGNRPQLTASEARAHTPADWLGDWHPRA; encoded by the coding sequence ATGCCCAGCAGACGCAGCGCGCTGACCCTGCTCGCGGGGGCGGGCGCCGCCCTCGCCCTCGGCACACCCGCCGCCCACGCACGGCCCGCCCGCGCCCGCCCCTTCGGCCGCTACGGCTCGCCCTCCCGCCGGCTCGACGCCCTGACGCTGTACGTCGACCCCCACGGCAGGGGCGACCACACCGACGTGCGGTCCGCCGTCGAGGCCGCGTCAGGAACCGGCCACACCCTGGTCCTCGCCCCCGGCACCTACCGCGGCACGGTCCTCGTCACCGCGGACCGGGCCGGGCTCACGCTGATCGGCGCGAGCGGCGACCCCCGCGACACCGTCATCGTCCACGACAACGCGGCCGGTACGCCCAAGCCCGACGGCTCCGGCACCCACGGCACCAGCGGATCGGCCACGGTCACCGTGCAGGCCGCCGACTTCACCGCCCGCGACGTGACCTTCGCCAACGACTGGCTGCGCTCCGACAACCCGGAGTACACCGGCACCCAGGCCGTCGCGATCAAGGTGCAGGGCGACCGCTCGGCCTTCTACGGCTGCCGCTTCCTCGGCCACCAGGACACCCTGTACGCCGACTCCTCCGCCCTCACCGCCTTCGCCCGCCAGTACTACCGCGACTGCTACGTGGAGGGCGACGTCGACTTCGTCTTCGGCCGCGCCACCGCCGTCTTCGACGGCTGCCACTTCCGCGCCCTGAACCGCACCGACCTCGCCTCCGCCCCCTACGGCTTCGTCTTCGCGCCCAGCACCGCCGGAGCCAACCCGCGCGGCTACCTGGTCCTGCGCTCCCGGGTCACCAGCACCGCCCCCGACGCGTACTACAAGCTGGCCCGCCCCTGGGTGCCCTCCTCCGACCTGACCGCACACCCGATGCTGACCGTCCGCGACAGCCACCTCGGCGCCGGCGTCGACGCGGTCACGCCGTACGGCACGATGTCCGCGGGCTTCCCCTGGCAGGACCAGCGCTTCGCCGAGTACCGCAACACCGGTCCCGGCGCGCGCGTCACCGTCCCCGGCAACCGCCCGCAGCTCACCGCGTCCGAGGCCCGCGCGCACACCCCGGCCGACTGGCTCGGCGACTGGCACCCCCGCGCGTGA